Within Paroedura picta isolate Pp20150507F chromosome 13, Ppicta_v3.0, whole genome shotgun sequence, the genomic segment GAGGCTGTAGTGTGAATGGTGTGCAAGAAAAAAGGGCCCAATTACATGGCTGGATAAATTGGCCCAGGATCCCAGGGCTCAGCCATCATATAATGCGGATTTGCACTCTCCATTGCTGGATTTCCTTTCTGCCCTTTGAaggctgctgttgctgcttcaGAGCTTTGCAGCATACACTGAGAAGGTGATCAGCGAGCAACCCGTGCCTCCATCTAGAGTGACCGGATCCTGCATGTCTATTGGGCTGGCTGTGAGGAAGTACTGGAACGGCATGCTGAAACTGGGGACCCTCTATCAGCAGCTTGTGGCTGAGGTAGGTGGTCTGGGAGAACTCCTCACCCATTTGTGTGCAGCTTGATAATTGTGGCTTTACCCACCTGCAGTTTTTCTTTGTGCTTCCTCTACTTGCAAGCAGCAGAAAAGATCAAGAAGTCTCCCAAACACATCCCAGAATAAAAggcattgttttttaaattattatttaattaataaacGCTATTTCCTTAATGTGAGTAGTTTCTAACTTTGCATCGTGAAATGTCCTGGCTTTTGGAATAGCAGGATAAAAACATTTTAGATGAATAAATAAGGAAGGTTTCTATAAAGACAGTGAAGAGGTGGGTTGGACCTAAAGAGATGACACAGGCCCCTATTTGACTGTAGACCAGCCTGGTCTTGGAAGAGCTCCTAaagtaatttttcaggtttcaaggagccccagaagtgatgtcagctggccaagcctccccgccacacaccccagaagtgacatcaccacccatgttaacaggcaggctcgaggaggaactgagggagggagaggcagaaggAGGTTTAAGCCAGGAGGAGGCATGCAGGCTTTGCTCCTtcccgtggacccctggttgggaatccctgctgtagacTGACATTAGGCTGGGCTGGACTGCGGGTGGAGCAGACTTGCAAGCAAGCCTCACCCCAATACCATCTAGATTAACTGGGAAAGTgatctcttctttcttctctcctgcCTAGAAAAAACGTAATGAAGAAGTCTCCAACCTGAGGCCTTCACGGCAGATGGAAAGGGCTGAGAGTGAGCGGTTTAAAAGCTGCTCATCAGCCCTTTCAGATGTGACTTTGCCCAGCTTCCGGTCTTCTCCACTGCCCATGTCAGCAAGCAGTAGGCTCCAGGACAGTGCCACCAGAGTCTCCTCTCAAGCACAGATAAGCCAGGGCGTCCGGAGCATCCATTCTCAAACCATCGAGTCATCCCTAGTACCGTGTGATGCATGTGAGAGGGCTCAGGTCAGCCTCAGGGAAGTGGGTAATGCCATCATCCACATCTGCAGCAGCCAGAACCTCCCATCATCTCTGAAACGATTCCTTCAGATGGTCGAGGAAACCATCGGTCAGAAACCCCTCACAGCCACGGACATGAGCTACTGGGCATCCGAGCAAAGCAAGGACCTCTCCCGCATCAACAAACATCTCCAGACGCTGACCGAGTTGGTTGATCCTTTGAAGCAAGAATTGGAAGCTGCTGAGAAACAAAAGGAGGAGCTGAAGAAGCAGTTGGAGACGTTCCAGAGCTgcctggagaaggagaaagaagcccGGGAGCAGCAAATGAAGGAGGCAGAGCGGCTGTCTGAAAAAAAGAATGCAGAAAGTCTGCAGCTTGTGGCCACACTTGAGAAGGACAAAGAGCACCTCCAGAAAAGTGAATATTCTTTCCCATCTCTTTCTCTAGACCTGtgtgtctatctgtctatctgtctttCCATCTAATTAtcagctcccccccaaaaaaagaaaataagcatGCAGAAGAGGGCAGACTGAGGCTAGTTCTAAGGAACCAGTAGAAGAAATAGAATAGCCTAATCTGTGTGACCTCCTGGCAACCTCCTGTGCCCAGTTGATCAGGACTTGGGAATGCGGCCATGTATTTCCAGCCATGAGTATGCTTCTGCGGTTATCTTGTGCACATCAGCAGCTGCAGAGCTGTATCAAGGAACCCTGGTACATCtgaactctttcccttccttgggaTAATGTCAGTAAATATATATTGGTTGGGGTGGGTGATCAGTCTGGCAAAGGGCCTCTTCATTCCATTCCTGACCTTGGGCTTTGTACCAGGACAGCTTCATGGAATGGTCCTCCTTAGCACAGGTATCCTTGTTAGAAAGCACAGAGGGAATTGAGGTTGTACACAGATTCATATGATGGGGGGAGGTGGTGCTTCATGGCATTTTTGTTTCCCGCATTGCAAATGGGGGAATCTGCATATTCACTCTATACATTTTAAGTGGATTTCGTGATTCCTCTTCCTGGGGATACTGGAAATCATAGTTCTGGAAGGAGGTAGAGCTGTGAGCCTCCAACTGCAGTGTCCAACATTCTTTGAGGAAAGCCATCGAAACGGTAAAAAAAACAATGTCTGTAGCATAACAATTCTGGTTTTCTTCCCCCAATTGTTACAGCCTGCTTCTGCCTACTCTTTGCAACTTCCCTTTCGGTTCCAGTCTGCAACTCAGGAGTGTCCTCTCCTTTTCTATTGTGCTGTTAGCCAGCTGAATATTATAGGGTGCTTTGGTGTCAATAtttgggtgtttgttttttgtagGACAGGTTTTCTTGGAGGAACAGATCTCCACCTTGAAAGAGACACTTCAGCAACAGCAAGCTACCTTCCGAGAGTTGGGTAAGATCAGAGGCCATCCTTCTGGCATTTCCATCGGTCCCCTAGCCCACTGCCCTCAATCTCCTATTCATTATGTATTTGCATAGAGCCCTGGTCGCCAGCTGCCTTTCTGAGACAGTGTCTGATAAGCCAGTAAAGAGTGGTGGTTCACACTTAGACCCCTATTCCTAAAAATTCCCACTAGCAAATCCTGTCAGCTACAGATGCCTCCTAGTTACTcagacacttaaaaaaatatgtaTGTGCCCTAATGTCATTAACCTGAGGCAGCTGAGATCCATTGAGGCTGTTCAGAAACCAGGTGCGCTTACAGTCTGTTGACATTAGTGGGCCTAGGGGGGGGCAAAGGTTTGTATGTTTATTTGAGAGCAAGCCCCACTGAACTCCATGTATGTGTTCAAATCTGATTTATGATGACCCCAGCAAgtggtttttaaggcaagtgagaagcagtggtggtttgccactgccttcctctgcaaacccttccttgatggtctccccttcaagtactgaccctgcttagctttcaaaatttgatgagattgggctgtacTGTGCCATACCATACCACCTTCCATGGCCCTTACTTCCTAGTAAACACACACAAGTTCAGGCTGTGCCTCTCAGCTGGATTGTGAACACCACCTTTTGCAATTCAGCTTTGAGCCTGGCTTTGCTGAATCctgctcccaccccaccccacccatcccccaaaaTGAAGTGATCCAGCCTTCACTCCTGAGCTGTTGTGCATTCACAGAGCGGACCAAAAGCAGTCTTCTGCAGGAGCTGCAAGTGAAGATGGCTGGCATGGTGGAGAAGAGCCAAGTGACCAGTGTGGAGGCCCAGCTGGCGGTCCTGTTTACCCAACTGGACAGCACAAAGCAGCAGCTGAACTGGACCACCGCTGAGCTCGACAAAGAGAAGGCCAAAGTGGAGAGCATGCTCCGTCACAAAGaggtgaggccagggcagagaccaGCCTTTGGCTCAGCCGTGCTCTTGATTAAACCGACCACAGAGTGTGCAGCCCTGCTTTCATTACTCTGAGTCTTTTTCCTCTCCTGCCAAAGTCTCTCCAGGCCAAGCAGAGGGCTCTAATGCTGCAGCTGGATAATCTAGACCAGGAATGTGAGCAGCTAAAAACCAATCTGGCCGACAGGGAAGACGACATGTACGTGCTGCAGGAGCAGGTGAAGGGCCTccaagaggagaagcagcagatcCAGGATCAAATGAAAGCGCAGCAGGTAGGGTGTTGAAAAGGGGGGCTGTGAACAGCCAGGGAGAAAGAACAGCTCCTCCCATCCTGTATTTAGGAGTTGGTTATAGTGAGAGGGCAACAGTTGCTCTTGCCCCCGTTGGTCTGATCCAAAGTTTGCCCTCAGAGTTTCATTCCTAAAAAAAGTAATAAAAATGAATCTTGCACTTTGGGATTTTGGATGGATTTCATCTGTGCCTTGATTGCTGGTGTTCGGAAAGGGGAGGTCACTTGTAACCAGCTCCCTGCCTGGAGAAGAGTGGTGTCCATAGGCCAAAGCCATGGGGTGTTATCCAGAGGGGGCAGCCAACATCAACTTCCAGGGTGCTTCAGCCACATCCCCTTGGCTGAAGATGTTCTCTATCTCGGCAGCTGAGATGGCATAAGGAGTAGGGAAAGAAATGCTAAACGAACAATATTTCTGCATCAGGCTGCTTGATTTTGCTGACTGAATGATAGGAAGCAGCACGATGGACTGCTGGAACACCAGCCCCGTGAGGGTGGTATGGGGTGGgtcctttcttcaggaagaggtaGGAGCAGATGTGAGTAGGTGTGTTTGCTCTTTAGCCATATTGCACCATTTGGCCTCTCCAAAATCTGCCAATTCCTCCTCTGTGCCTGTTTCTGGACTGGACCACGTGTGGTAACAGATGAAGATCACAGAGCTGAATGCTCCCCTGTTTCCTTCCCTCCTAAAGCTGTTGTTTAAAGGAAATTATCATGGTAGGGAGGGGGACTTTTTCCAGGACATTCTTGATTAATTATACACAGAAAATCTGTTAGGCGAGGAGCAGTGTTCCATGCCATGACTGTTCTTTGGTTCTTTttgcctccttttcctcccctcttccaaTTTATCCTTTCAACAAACTTGTAAGATTAGGTTGAGGGAATGTGACAGGCTCAGAGTCACCTCGTGAGTTCCACAGTGAGAGTAAACCAGAACCCCAACACCACACTGGTACGGACAAGACCTCTTGTAGCTACGAGAACTAGGACTTGTCTCCATCTCCCCCTGGCACCTCAAAATCAGCACTCTGAGCAAACCTGCATGCATAATATTGCTTCATTTTCAGGCTCTGGCATCCAGGAAAGTTCGGGAAGCTTAACAGCATTCCTGTCTCAATGCAGGAACTCTTGGAGAGAGCACAGCAGGAAAAGCAGAGCATGGAGCAGTCCATATCTGAGCTCCACAAGACTGTGTCACAGTTGGGAGACGTGAACCAACAgctgaaagagagggagagactcTTGGTGTCCTTCCCAGATCTTCATCTCCCTGTGGAGACACAGTTTGAAAGTAAGGAGCCAAACAAAGGGACACCTGTGTGTGCTGGTGAATGTGGTAGCCTTTCCTCCCCACCTTCTTTTTTGACATTGTTGCAGCAGACttttgaagaccccccccccctttagtggggctttcaagacaagagatgttcagaggcacaTGGCCATTGCCTACCTTTGCAGAGcacctctggtattccttggcggTCCCCCATCGCAATATTAACAAGggacgaccctgcttagcttccaagatctgacgagattgagTTAGCCTGGCCTATGTCAGAGTAGACTTTTGAATGTTCCATATTCTGTTTTCATCCTTGCCGTTTAGGTAAAATCACCATCTCCTTTCATATTCTTGAGTGCTCGATCTCGGAGGATCTTCAAGCATCTCCCGTTACCCCTATCCTAGCTCGCCATTCTGAACTTTGTCTCAGATGCCTTGCATTTTTAAGAATGCTAAAATTTTAGCAGTAGCCAAATATTTTCCAGATGTTTTGTCCTTTGAGTCATAGCTATTTCTTGTGCTCCAGAGCATTGTCCCATAGGGCTttgaagggagaagggaaaggaaggaaaggcaaatacTCTTAGGAGTGGCTGGCAAATAAGGGGAGCACGGTAGGCTGTACTTGGGCCTACAGGACGTGGGCTCAGATCCCTTGGAGGCAACGCCCATGTTTTCTCTCCCACACTCTAGTGGTCGGTGGGACAGAAGTTGAAGACAAATATATTTGGCACATACCTATCATTTCAGAGTGTTCCCGAGTTTTTCATATACAGGACCTAAGGCTGGTAACAATTATTATCTCTTTGTTGTCGATTTGGGGAAGGAGATAAAAACTGAGAAAGATTATGGCCCACCAACCAGGGAATGAGATTTTGAAGCAGGCAGGGCTGCCTGATTGACCTCTCAAACTCAACAGCACTATGCGGCACCAGCAGTCAGGAAAATAATGGCCAAATAGATGAACAGACATTGTAGCTTGCCAGTCTGTTGGAAGACCTTCATGGTGACGGTGGCTGTGTAAGCCAAGGCTTAGCTCAGGGTCTGAATGGGAAGGTTAAGGGGAAGAAGAGACTCCTTTACCAAGGATGCAGCTTGGTGAAAAGATCTGGTCCAAGTGACTTTCCTGAGGTGCCTTTCCACGTGTGCCCTTCATGAATGATGTGCCCTTCAGAGCCCCGTCCTTTTGCAGAGGTGGTAGGCTTGACCTCTGGCCCCATACTTCCTTGCAGGCACAGGGGATATTATGGAGGACATGGGGAAGCAGCTACAGGCCAACAACATCCGCATCAGCGTCCTGGAAGAAGAAAACACACGCCTCCGAACTGCTGTGGCCAAGATGAAGGAGTTGGCACAGCAGGAAGCACCAAAAGTAGGTGGGCAGTGCCAGAGAAagcaccaagggggagccctgcCTTCAGACACACCTCACAGGAGTATTGGGTGGCAACAGCTGGCAAACTGAACGTAGGGGTTAAGCAACAGAAGCATTCCTGCCACACAGGTACTGGGCAGTGAGACGTCCAGGGACggtcctttagaacagtggtccccaacctttctgaggctggggaccggcagggcatcaggccgcccCCGCTcattgggccgtgcccgcgggccgcacccccacgggccacgcccacgcatcgggccgcacccccgcggcccggccctgattccctctccccgccctcccgcagtaagaagcttcccgggccgcaagcttgcggcctgggaagttttttactgcgggggggcgggccgcgggtcgcggcccgcaggttggggaccactgctttagaacttGGCTTCCTCAGGATGAATGGTGGCACTTAGAGGCATGTGATATTATTGATATTTCTGTTGACAAAAGTGTAATCAGAGCACAAGtagaagcagaaatatttttacaGCAAGCACCACTACGGCCAAACCCCTACTAGATGTCCCAAAACAGCAGTTGTATCCTGAAGATGCTCAATGTTGTTCGTTTCCAGCCGAGAACTTTCAGCTGTCTGCTTCGCCATGTCCAAATCCAAACTGCTTCCAGCTGTCTCAGTGTCTCTTGCAAGAGGATGAGTGTCACAACCTGAAGCCTGGAGAGAATTTCTCCAGCAAGTTCTTTTTTAATAAGCCCCTGAGCACCCATTAGCTGTGCAAAAAACATAGTGTAGCCAGTTCACAACACAAAGCTTCGGAACTCATAGCAATACAACCAGAGTCATGCAGGCAGCGTGGCTTGTGTCTCTGTTCTTAAACCTTGGAGGCCTGTTCCAGGGAACCCCtggacaaaaacacacacacacacatcatattCCTATTTCCAGGCCCCAGCTGTATAACTGGAGGTGCCCAAGTGCTACAGTCCTAACACGGAGCTCCTGTTTCCATAGCTTGTACCTCCAACCCAGCTGTGGCTTCAGTCTGCAAAAGCGGGGTGTGAAGACAGCACGGTGCAGGCTCCCACAGGGTAAGTGGACTGGCTGGTAGATTATCCAACCTGTGAAGGGGAGGTGGGATTCTTGGCAAGACTGGAGAAGGCCCTCTCCCCAGCTGGCTCTTGGTTTTGCTCCTTTTGCAGGCAGCATTTAATAACAAGTTTCCAGGGAGCATTGACAAGGTCTCCTAATAATCAAGCCGGCCCAGGAAGCAGGGCTCAAAGCAGATCTCGAGGAAGCCATACCCCCAGCAGAGACAGCTCCGCCTCCCACAGGACGTCTGTTAGCCCACTGGAAAAATCTGCCTCTGCCCAGGCCGCCCAGAAGGTAGCATTCCAGTTCACCATCCCCCACGAGGACTTCACTGTCTGCACCTATgccagaggaaagaggaaaggcaAGAGCAGGCCCCCAGCCCATTGCAACCGGAACCACCAGAAATAAAAGCCCTCAAGAGGAACAATTTCGAATAATTGCCGAGAACATCACTGGGATTCTGCAGTGAGGCAGGGCATGGAGCTTGGTGGTAAAGAGTACGCAGTGACTGGCCCACATGGGAGCAACAGGCTCATGTATCCTGTCCTGAATAGTTGGTCTAGGGCCTTTTTGTGGTTGGCTGGAGAAGGTAGGAGCGCTTTGTAAAGGCAGCTGCAAAGGTGTTCTTGAATGGCAGGACATTTTTTGAGGGTGTGGAGAAGAACTCAATGGTGCCTTTACCATTCTGCAGAGGCTCTCCAGTGCCTTTTGTGATCCATTCAGGGGTATCAGAAAAAGTGGACAATAGGGAGCTGGGTTTCAATAGACAAATTGCAGATCTTTGTATGTTGCTGATATTGTTTTTTAAGCACCTGAGGAAACAAGGCAGGGGAGAGAAGACAGGTTTTTCTCCTCAGATTGCACCATGTCCAAGACCATTGTGGACAGAAGCTGCTGTCTGCCTGTTCTGTCCCCTCTAGGGGCTCAGGGGGTGCTAAACATGAGTAGGGACTTTCTTTGGTGACTGGGAAGCTGTGAATGAGAGCTGGAGCTCCATCCTCTACTAGTGTGTGCCATGGCTGAAGAAGGTGTGCATGCGCAGTGTTGACTTGCAGTACTGCTGGCCAGTGGCGCTCCTTCCCACACAGTTAGTTTCTCTTCCAGTTGTCAGGAGCACACAACGGGTTGTGTTTCTTAGTTCATCCTGTCCTCTGTTTCCAACCTGAGGAAAATGAGAGCCACTGGTGAAGCTACTGCCTAATATTTCTTCGTTGACCTCTCTAATCTTGAGGGACAGGATTCTGCCCAAGCCTAGAAACATCTCAAAGTAaaactggaggaaaaaattcagtGTCCtgagaattattttaaaaagcacatttctAAACTGTCTTCCGGATAGATTGGCTTGAAAGGAGGTTGCATGCACTATCTCTGTATGAGTGCCTGTTAGCATCTTTCCAGTAAggaaatacacacacagagagaagcagaggggatGACCTTTTCTTACTTTCATGCCAACATTTTGAAATATAATTATGAattcagaaaaaaacaagatGCCTGGATTGTCAGTCCGTTGAGAAACACTTCCCCCTTACGCCAGCAGATGACACTCTGTGATGCTTTAGAACAGTAgtcgtcaaactgtggccatccagatgtccatggactacaattcccatgagcccctcccagcgaatgtccatggacatctggaggaccgcagtttgactacccctgcttagaaCAAGGCTTCCTCTGCTAACCTTTATACAAATGGTGAAATGGGATGATGCCTCCTGGGATCCAGCAGGTTAAGATTTCACACCCAGGCCTGGAAATGAGCAGAAACTGGCCCTCAAGTGAGTCTCTGTTCTGTGCTGAGGGGCTCCTCTGTCCCCCTTAGGGGTTCCTGTTGTCTTCTCCTGTTGTCTGTGTTTGACCTGGACAAGCCTTGAGATCCTCATGGCCAAGAGGCAATAGAGAAATAAAGAAACGGCAGGGTATTCTAGTATTTATGGGGAAGACACAATAGAAGGGCAGGATGATAATAAAGACCAGCACATGTTGCTCTTTGCTTGGTTTTTATTAGTATGGGGTCTTTACAGGCCCAGGTCGTGCTTTGAGCCCTGCAACTCCATTGGGGCTGAGGGTACAGCACGTCCACACTATTGCTCAGCCCGGCAGCTACAGTCAGGCCTTTCCCTAATAAGTTAGTATAAATTAGCAAGCAATGGTGATCCAACTGAACAGCCCACCCCTCAggaacccttcctgcccacaagaGTAAAGTGGCTGTGAAGGGAAAAGGAGCAGCCCAAGTCTCACTTCCACAAGTAAGGAGGCACAAACCATCCCCATCACAACCAAACTTACTGGTGCAACCTCTGGCCACGCCACTGGACACACCAAAAGGGCAAAGAATTCACTCCAGGGTGAAGGTAAACAACTGGGTCCAAAAACAGATGAATGCATTATTTTACATACGTACAATTCCCATCCCGAGGAAGCCCAAAGTGCTAAGAGTGTTGCTTCctcactgcccaaagcagctgCCAAGCCAAAAGGCTTCCCTCCCACACCACTTTCTCCTGGAGTGCCAGCGGAACAGTCCTTGAGGAAGGGCCACCCTCTTGCTAGCTGTCTCCACAGCAGtttcctgaaaagcagagaaggggaggggggttcctgTTAAAAGGGATGGAACCAGAAGGCTCACTTGTTCGTTGACTGATGCACTGCCTGCCTCCCAAGTGATGGTTAGGCCACAGTTACTGTCTTTTGCaccagagggggagagaaatgcagGCTTTTCATGGTAATTGTCATGTGGTTCTCTTGAAAGCTGATCATGTAAAATCTGGGAAGGATAGCACAAGCCTACCGAGAACATGCATATTTCTTCTTTACTGGACTAACAATTTTGTTCTTAGCGGATACCTATGAGCAAAGCATACCACAAAGGCACTAAGCAGTTTCCTCCCAGTGGGAAACCacacatttttaaatatacaaGTGCCTCTGACCATGTGTAAAGTGCCCACCCCCAATCAGCCTAATTGTTTTCAAGTGTGCCTTGCAAAAAGCTGAACTAGGGAGTCTAAAAACATGCTGGCATTGCCACCTCTTGTTCTGGCTACCACCTTGGAGGAGAGCCTTCTGGTTGTAGTACAGATCTAGGCAACTATATTATTAGGATTAAGCCTAAGTGACAATCCTACCCTGAATAAGTTGTTGGATCATAAATTAGCAGAGCACATCCATCTCACCCCAGTGTTCCATGCAAAGCTCAAACTTGTAAACCAGGTTTTAAAACCAGGGAGTGATTGAAGTTGCAACAAATATTGCCTCTAAGAATATACTGAATGTCCTTCTCTTTTTCCCCACATAGTCACAGCCACCTGTAACACATCTGAAATTCAAGGACGTAGCTCTGAGGCAGGCTTGAAGGAAGCATTGTTCCTTTCCACCTGCTCAGTTCTCATGCCCAGCTCCACAAGGCAGGGCTATGGCAAGTAAGAAAGCCTTGCAAAAAATACTTGCTCTCAGCTGTGGCTCTGGCTTAGTAATCTGCAGAAGTAGGGCCAGGAAAGAATAATTTTGTGGCTGCTGACTTTCCTGCAGTGGAGGTGGGGGACGGGCAGGGAATCTTACCCAGAATGTTGTGTTTGCAGAGTGGGCAGGTCTGCTGCAAGAGGAGCCATGGATCAACGCAGTCCCGGTGAAATTCATGCAAGCAGGGTAGGACTCGAAGACACTGTCAAGCAAGCAGAGAAGGACAGGAGCTGTGCTGAAGGTTTGGACTACACCAAACCAGCAGGGTGGTCAGGGAAAGCTGCTCATCTCCCTCCCACCGTGGGCATGGCAAGACTCCCCAAAAAGGGCAGAAAAGGGTTGGAACACTTTCCCTATGGAGAAAGGTTAACGAGactagggctctttagcttgcaGGAAAGGTGATTgagggggtgacatgatagaagCATACAAATTTATGCATGGGATACAGaaagtagagaaagaagtacttttctctctttctcacaatacaagaaacCATTCATTCAATGGAATTAATTAGCAGTATGATTAGAATTGATAAAGTTCTTCTCCCAAAGACTAATCAACACATAGAATTCACTGTCACAAGCAGCAGTGGTGGCTGAGGCcatagcttcaagaggggattggataaacagaCGGAGCAGAGGTCCACTTATGGCTTTTAGCCACAAGGAATAGATAGAACTATATATATGGGGCAATGATGTTctggtgctgggggggaggg encodes:
- the CCDC157 gene encoding coiled-coil domain-containing protein 157 isoform X2, giving the protein MATLLGNQNCMESLRKDITDLQGTVINVFSRAGAVRYPSWKFPDKVSCDLDLVALLDHYDYVENDPVFTQHSHVVLLELVIDRLLLLLQSFAAYTEKVISEQPVPPSRVTGSCMSIGLAVRKYWNGMLKLGTLYQQLVAEKKRNEEVSNLRPSRQMERAESERFKSCSSALSDVTLPSFRSSPLPMSASSRLQDSATRVSSQAQISQGVRSIHSQTIESSLVPCDACERAQVSLREVGNAIIHICSSQNLPSSLKRFLQMVEETIGQKPLTATDMSYWASEQSKDLSRINKHLQTLTELVDPLKQELEAAEKQKEELKKQLETFQSCLEKEKEAREQQMKEAERLSEKKNAESLQLVATLEKDKEHLQKRQVFLEEQISTLKETLQQQQATFRELERTKSSLLQELQVKMAGMVEKSQVTSVEAQLAVLFTQLDSTKQQLNWTTAELDKEKAKVESMLRHKESLQAKQRALMLQLDNLDQECEQLKTNLADREDDMYVLQEQVKGLQEEKQQIQDQMKAQQELLERAQQEKQSMEQSISELHKTVSQLGDVNQQLKERERLLVSFPDLHLPVETQFESTGDIMEDMGKQLQANNIRISVLEEENTRLRTAVAKMKELAQQEAPKVACTSNPAVASVCKSGV
- the CCDC157 gene encoding coiled-coil domain-containing protein 157 isoform X1, encoding MATLLGNQNCMESLRKDITDLQGTVINVFSRAGAVRYPSWKFPDKVSCDLDLVALLDHYDYVENDPVFTQHSHVVLLELVIDRLLLLLQSFAAYTEKVISEQPVPPSRVTGSCMSIGLAVRKYWNGMLKLGTLYQQLVAEKKRNEEVSNLRPSRQMERAESERFKSCSSALSDVTLPSFRSSPLPMSASSRLQDSATRVSSQAQISQGVRSIHSQTIESSLVPCDACERAQVSLREVGNAIIHICSSQNLPSSLKRFLQMVEETIGQKPLTATDMSYWASEQSKDLSRINKHLQTLTELVDPLKQELEAAEKQKEELKKQLETFQSCLEKEKEAREQQMKEAERLSEKKNAESLQLVATLEKDKEHLQKRQVFLEEQISTLKETLQQQQATFRELERTKSSLLQELQVKMAGMVEKSQVTSVEAQLAVLFTQLDSTKQQLNWTTAELDKEKAKVESMLRHKESLQAKQRALMLQLDNLDQECEQLKTNLADREDDMYVLQEQVKGLQEEKQQIQDQMKAQQELLERAQQEKQSMEQSISELHKTVSQLGDVNQQLKERERLLVSFPDLHLPVETQFESTGDIMEDMGKQLQANNIRISVLEEENTRLRTAVAKMKELAQQEAPKLVPPTQLWLQSAKAGCEDSTVQAPTGQHLITSFQGALTRSPNNQAGPGSRAQSRSRGSHTPSRDSSASHRTSVSPLEKSASAQAAQKVAFQFTIPHEDFTVCTYARGKRKGKSRPPAHCNRNHQK
- the CCDC157 gene encoding coiled-coil domain-containing protein 157 isoform X3 — protein: MATLLGNQNCMESLRKDITDLQGTVINVFSRAGAVRYPSWKFPDKVSCDLDLVALLDHYDYVENDPVFTQHSHVVLLELVIDRLLLLLQSFAAYTEKVISEQPVPPSRVTGSCMSIGLAVRKYWNGMLKLGTLYQQLVAEKKRNEEVSNLRPSRQMERAESERFKSCSSALSDVTLPSFRSSPLPMSASSRLQDSATRVSSQAQISQGVRSIHSQTIESSLVPCDACERAQVSLREVGNAIIHICSSQNLPSSLKRFLQMVEETIGQKPLTATDMSYWASEQSKDLSRINKHLQTLTELVDPLKQELEAAEKQKEELKKQLETFQSCLEKEKEAREQQMKEAERLSEKKNAESLQLVATLEKDKEHLQKSFLGGTDLHLERDTSATASYLPRVGADQKQSSAGAASEDGWHGGEEPSDQCGGPAGGPVYPTGQHKAAAELDHR
- the CCDC157 gene encoding coiled-coil domain-containing protein 157 isoform X4, which encodes MQKVCSLWPHLRRTKSTSRKVFLEEQISTLKETLQQQQATFRELERTKSSLLQELQVKMAGMVEKSQVTSVEAQLAVLFTQLDSTKQQLNWTTAELDKEKAKVESMLRHKESLQAKQRALMLQLDNLDQECEQLKTNLADREDDMYVLQEQVKGLQEEKQQIQDQMKAQQELLERAQQEKQSMEQSISELHKTVSQLGDVNQQLKERERLLVSFPDLHLPVETQFESTGDIMEDMGKQLQANNIRISVLEEENTRLRTAVAKMKELAQQEAPKLVPPTQLWLQSAKAGCEDSTVQAPTGQHLITSFQGALTRSPNNQAGPGSRAQSRSRGSHTPSRDSSASHRTSVSPLEKSASAQAAQKVAFQFTIPHEDFTVCTYARGKRKGKSRPPAHCNRNHQK